In Lonchura striata isolate bLonStr1 chromosome 14, bLonStr1.mat, whole genome shotgun sequence, one genomic interval encodes:
- the SH2D1A gene encoding SH2 domain-containing protein 1A, which produces MDTVPVYHGAITREAGEKLLLAAGTDGSYLLRDSESIPGVYCLCVLHQGYVYTYRVSQTETGSWSAETAPGVHRRLFRKVHNLISAFQKPNQGIVTPLQNPVVNHMKASYSPGRNEGYDFHLQPS; this is translated from the exons ATGGACACGGTGCCCGTCTACCACGGGGCCATCACCcgagaggctggggagaagctgctgctggcggCGGGCACGGACGGCAGCTACCTGCTGCGGGACAGCGAGAGCATCCCGGGGGTGTACTGCCTCTGCGTGCT gcaTCAGGGTTATGTTTATACCTACAGAGTGTCCCAGACAGAAACTGGATCCTGGAGTGCTGAG ACTGCGCCTGGGGTCCACCGGAGGCTCTTTCGGAAAGTGCACAACCTCATTTCGGCCTTCCAGAAACCCAACCAAGGCATTGTGACACCCCTGCAGAACCCAGTTGTCAACCACATGAAAGCCAGCTACTCCCCAG GGAGGAATGAAGGCTATGACTTCCACCTGCAGCCATCATGA